CAGGGTGGCGTCGCCCATCAACCTGACCTCAGGCTCCAGCAGAATGCCGAACTGCTCCCACACCGCCCGCCGAGCCAGCCGCATCAGCGCGAGCACGTCCGTCGCCGTGGCGCCTCCTCGATTGAGAATGAAGTTGGCGTGCCGTTCCGAGATTACCGCCCCGCCCACTGATGCCCCCTTCAGCCCGCACTGATCGAGCAAGTAGCCAGCAGCCCTCTGCGGAGGGTTGCGGAACACGCACCCGCTGCTGGCACCCGCAGGCTGGGTCAGCCGACGTCCCCGCTCTGTCTCGTCCAGCCGTGCAAGGCACCGGCCCGGATCGTCCGCCTGCAACTGCAACTCCACCGACAGAACCGCCGCCGGCCCCCGCTCCTCCAGCAGCAGGCACCGGCGATAGGCCAGCCCCAGCTCCGCCGGCAGGGTCCGTTGGGCCGGCTGGCCAGCCCATCCTACCACGGCAGATGAAACTACGTCCTCCATGGCACCGCCGAAGGCCCCGGCATTGCCCGCCACGGCGCCACCTACAGTGCCAGGGAGTCCTGCCGCCCACTCCAGCCCCGAGAGACCTCGCCTGCAAGCCCAGCGAGCCAGAGAAGCCAGCGGTGCGCTTGCCTCCGCCTCGACCATGACGGCCCCGCCCGACGTGGGCCTTTCGCGCCAGCGGCGCTCCAGCCCCGAGCTCCGATATACGACCACAAGCCCGTTGTATCCCCCATCCGGGAAGAGGACATTGGAGCCCTGGCCGAGAATCATCCACGGCACTCCCTCTTCCGCAGCCCATTCCACCAGCCGCATGACCACTGCTCCGCTAGCGGCCTCGGCCAGGTACTGGGCAGGCCCTCCTACCTGCATGGTGGTGTAGCGTGCCAGGGGCACTCCTTCTCGTACCGCCTCAGGCCTCATGCACCACCCCGTCGGTCGCCAGAGCCTCCGCCAGGTGCCGGGTGACTGTCTCCCCGTCGCCCGCCCCCAGATTCAGGACCACGTCCCCCGGTCGCAGCATGCCCAGCAGCAGTCCCGCTGCCCCTGTCACCGAGGGCAGGGCCAGAGCCCCCGACGCATCGGCCAGCTTCCTTGAGGCCGCCACTGAGTCGCCTCGCTCCCGTGAGGCATACACGGGAAGGACTGCGGACACGTCGGCCAGCCTGAGCGACTGCACGAACCCGTCGAAGAGCGACTCCAGCCTCGAGAATGTGTGCGGCTGCACCAC
The window above is part of the Anaerolineae bacterium genome. Proteins encoded here:
- the murB gene encoding UDP-N-acetylmuramate dehydrogenase — encoded protein: MPLARYTTMQVGGPAQYLAEAASGAVVMRLVEWAAEEGVPWMILGQGSNVLFPDGGYNGLVVVYRSSGLERRWRERPTSGGAVMVEAEASAPLASLARWACRRGLSGLEWAAGLPGTVGGAVAGNAGAFGGAMEDVVSSAVVGWAGQPAQRTLPAELGLAYRRCLLLEERGPAAVLSVELQLQADDPGRCLARLDETERGRRLTQPAGASSGCVFRNPPQRAAGYLLDQCGLKGASVGGAVISERHANFILNRGGATATDVLALMRLARRAVWEQFGILLEPEVRLMGDATLEAA